In the Silvanigrella aquatica genome, TTCTATTATGAAAATAAAGACAATAAAAGAATTAAAAATGGAGTATATTGTCCTAATTGGCATTATTTAAATTTTTAATTAAATTTTTTCTTTCAAAATAAAAAAAATCTAGAGAAAAGTATTTGTTGGAGTTGAATTTTAAGAAAATTGAAAATAATATAACTATTCAAAGTTCATTATTTATTATCCTCCAAGTTCCTAATTCATTGTCCTCTTTTTATAATGTTGAAATTATAAATCAAGATGAAAATATAGCTTTATTAAGTTTGGATTATAAAATGAATAACAAATTTAAAAATAAAAGTGAGATTGTTTTTGATAAAAATAATATTTCAGCTCAAGTAATTAATGACAATATTTTGATTTATAACTGCATATATTTATAATTTTCTATTAAAATATAACCTACCTTTAAAAGTAGCAATATTAAATTGACATTTAAATTAAATTAAATTAGGGTTCACTTCTAATAGTTGCTTTAATAAAATTATAAATATGCGAGGAAGATCTATGAAATTAAGTCTTATTTCTTTAATTAGTTTTTCATTTTTTGGTATTGCAAATGCTTCTAGTACAGAAGTATTTGAACTCAATTTAGATACTCAAGCAGCATCTGTTCCGGGTGGGGTAACAGATGCAACTTTAGTTTGCAGCCCTGCAAATCATTTTGTAGGTGTTGCTTGGGGACTTGTCATTCAAACACAAGCTCTAGCACCCGAATATTTTGTAAAAGGTGCATATTTAACCTCAAGAGAAGTTTATCCAAATGCTCCAACGGAGGTCATAGCTGTTAATTTAAAAGAGCAAACTCTTAAAAATGCTTATTTTGATTCTGCAGAAGGATACAAAGTAACTTTAGATAAAGTCACATTTAATGCGAAAGTGCATAAAAATAATAATTTATTTTTAAACTGTTTTAAAAGAAAATAATTAATTATATTTTGCAAAGGGATGATCTGTAAATCCTTTACTATTTTCACTTAAAACTGCCTGCAGAGCAATCATTGTCGCATTATCAGAACATAACGCAGGTGGTGCAAATATTATTTTTTTATCAAATGAAGAAAATAGTTCTCTGAATTTTTTATTTTGAGCCACGCCGCCCGCAACTAGAATTGTTTTAATATCAGGATAATCAATAATGGCATTGTGAACTCTATCATGAAGCTGCATTAAGGCTGCTTGCTGAAAAGCGTAAGCAATAGATTGTTTTTTTTCTTTCGGTAAGTCTTTTCCTGTAATTTTACCTTTTTTTATTCCTGTTGCTTTACGAATGCATTCCATGACCGCTGTTTTTAAACCACTGTAAGTAAAATGATATTTATTTTCCCTATTTGCGGGTTTGCTGGGAAATTTAAATTCTTCTGTATTGCCAAACTCTTCAGCAGACTTTGCCAAGTTCTCAATAAGGGGGCCTCCTGGATAGCCTAGGCCAAGCAGTTTGGCAACCTTGTCAAAAGCTTCGCCACAGGCATCATCTAGGCTTTTTCCCAATAGGGATTTCGATGTTGCTGATGAAAGAATACTTAAATGACAATGTCCTCCGCTCACGGTTAAGGCAAGTGCGGGATATTGAATTTGGCTGACATTTTTGCATACCCCAAGATCATGTTGTGGTGAAAATTCATTCAAAAGAAGAGCGGGAGCAAGATGTGCATCAACATGATTCACTGAAATTAAGGGAATATTGAGTGATAAAGCAAGTCCTCGTGCATAAAGCACTCCGACCATCAGAGCTCCGATGAGACCGGGTCCCATGGTAACGGCGACGGCCGTTAACTCTTTTTGAGATATTTCTGCTTTTATTAAAGCAGAATTGGTTATGTCATATATTTTAGAAAGATGATCTCGTGCAGCCAATTCGGGAACAACTCCTCCAAAGGGGGCGTGACTTTCAATTTGAGATTCCACTTCGTGTGCTAAAATCGTGATCGAATTTATGTTACCTTGAGTATCCTTAACGCATTTCAAAATGGATACTGCGGTTTCGTCGCATGAACTTTCAATGGCCAAAATAGTTTGTTGCATAGATTAATTATTGTGCCTGAGCTTGTGAAGAAGTTGATTGGGTATTGATTTTTGAGAGTCTTCCTGCTGCGGCTTTTCCTTCCGCAAGATTTGGATAAGATTTTGCGCATTCTTGATAATAGGATTTTGCTATTTCATTGTTTTTTAAGTAAACGTAACTATCTCCAGCAAGTAAAAGGGAAAGTGCATATTTAGAGGAATTTGGGTAGAGTTCAATATAATTTGAAAGATCTATAGCCGCACCCTTATAATCTTTTAATTTAAATTTTGACTCTCCACGATAGGCAACAGCAATCTGCATCATGTCATCGGTAGCATCGGCGGAATGCAGTACGGAACTGCTCAGTTCAATAGTTTGTTTGAAGTTACCTTGTTCAAATGAGTTTTTTAAGCTTTTATTTATTTCGGCTAAAGAAGTTAATTTTGGAGGTAGTTTTCCTTTTTTATTGAGACCAATTTTAGAAGTGGCAGCGATTTCAATTCGAGCAATTTGGCGCTGAATTTGTGTTAAGGAATCGGATTTATTGTTTAATGAAATCACATTTTGCTCGGAAGCATTCCCCCCCGCATTTTCTTCAATACGTTTTATTTTTGCTTTTAATTCGTCAACTGTGCCTTGCGTAAGTTGCAATTGTGTTTGCAAACTTTCAACTTCATTTTGAGAAGACAAAGCAGTTTGAGTTGTATTTGTAATTTGCTGATCTCTCTTATTTATTTGTTCTTGCAGTTGAACGATTTGTCCTTGCAGTTGAGATAAAGATGTTTGGAGTTGATCTTGTCGCGAAGAAGTCATGCAGCCCTGAAAAATAAGACTAGAAGCCGTTAAGGTAAGAAATACCTTAAGGTTCGATTTTTTTAATAATTTATTGTAATTATTTGTTAAATTGAATTCAGTAAGATTTGTATTTATGTCTCTCATTGATTTCTCCAAAAAGTTTTGCCAGGTATTCTGATTAAGGCAAGGGGTTTGTTTTTCAAAATGAATATTGTATTTATTGGATACAAGAAACCCCGAATGGCTAGTATATATCTTACTTTTATAATTGTTCAAACTCTATTCTTTGTCAGACTTTTCTTCATTACCCAATTGGTCATCTGGGGGAATATAATCATCGGGATTGTCGTATAAAATTTTTAAGTCGACTCTGCGATTTAACGCGCGATCTTCGGGCGTGTCGTTTTCAGCAATAGGTCTGGTTTCGGCAAAACCAGCGGGATAAATACTTCCTTTTGGAAATAGCCCTGTTTCCAAGAAGTACTTTGTAACGTTTGTCGCACGCAGACAGCTCAGTTCCCAATTTGAAAGGCCATTTCTCTCAAAGGGAAGATTGTCAGTGTGTCCTTCGACACGGATCATGCGACCTATGCCTTTTAAAACTTCTGCAACTCCACGTAATAAATCTTTGGTTGCTGGTTTCAACTCATAAGAGCCCGGCTCAAATAATACTCGAGAAAGCAAGGTGATACGAATACCATCAGGATCACGGGCAACGTAAATAAGTCTATCTACAGGTTTTTTTTCTCTATCTGGAAATTGTTTTGCTCCATAGAGTCTTTGCGCTAGTTTTTGCTCCATCTGTTTTGCTTGGGCGGCAATGATAGCTGCTCTTTCTCTTACAATTCGTTGAAGAATTTGTTCGCGGCTTGTATTTCCTTTAATGTAACGAAATATGCTTTCTCTGGAATCAGGACCTCTTGGGATGGTGCCTTCTTCCTTCGGCACCTCTTCTTTTATACCGAATGCGACCTGCATTGATTCTGTAACTTGTTTTACTTTTGAAGTGTTGACAACTGCAATGGCATAAAGAACCACAAACAAAGCAAACAGAAGTGTCATCATGTCTGCAAATGCGACAAGCCAACGTTCATGGTTTTCAAATTCGGGGCACTTTTTCTTCTTTGGCATTAGTGGTGAACCATCCCGTGAAGTCTTTCAACAAGTACTTTTGGTGCTGTTCCTTGTGCAATACCAACAATTCCCACAGCAATCATTTCGCGAAATACTTTTTTATGGTGACACATTCTTTTAATTTTTTTTCCAGCAGGTAATGCGAATAGATTTGCAAGGGCAACACCATAAAGTGTCGCAATAAATGCTGTTTTAATTCCAGGACCAATTTCCGGTGGATTATCAAGGTTTAACATTACCACCATAAGTCCTAAAACCGCTCCCAGAATTCCAATTGTGGGCGCAAAAGCTCCCATGTCCTCCCAAAATTTTGCTGCAATTTCCTCTTCTTCATACATCATATCAATTTCTGCATAGAGAACATTTTCAATGACAATGGCATCTGTGTTCATGGAAACCATTTCGATGCCTTTTTTCATTAGCTCATCTTCTAATTTGTCAATCTCTTTTTCCAGGGCGAGTACGCCATCTTTACGCGCCATTTGGGCGAGGCGTTCGATTGTGGAAATAGCTCCTTCTGAGTCAATAACAGGGCCATTTAAGAATAAACCCAGCGATTTAAATGAAAAAATAACATCTTTTAAAGGGTATGCTGTCATAACGGCCGCTGTTGAGCCAACTCCCACGATCATAGCCGCAGAACCTCCCCAAAGCATCCCTACTTGTAACCCTTTGAGAGCAGCAGTACCTACAACGGCAATGGCGCCCATAATAGGTCCTATAATGCTTGAAATTTCCATTTGTAAACCTCATTCTTCGCTTCAATGAGAATCAACTATTTGAAATAATTAAAAATCCTTTTTAATAAAATAGCGTTATTATTAAGATTAATTGAAAAACAGTGTAATTAAATGACAAATTTTGACATTCTTAGAATAAATTGCATTGAAAAATTTCACATGTAAAAATTTTTAAATTTATAAAAAAAATGACTTATAAATAGAAACTTTTTTCCGATTAAATAATGCTATTTGGTTTGTTTTAATGTGGAGCTCTTATGAGTGAGCCTGTTGAAAATAATAGGACAAGTCCTAGATTTATAAGTAAAGCCATTGTCCAAATTCATTCGGATGATGACTCTACTCCTGTCATGGGAACAATAAATAATATTTCAGCAGGAGGAGTGAGTCTCAATCTAGAGGTAGATAGTATAAAAAGAGGTTTTAAAGTTGGTAATTTTGTTACTTTTGAAATGCCTGTAAGAATGTTTGGCATAGATAAAGAAGACAATCTCAAATTAAGAGCTGAAATTAAAAGAGCAACTAATTTAGGTAAGACAATTTCATGTCAATTTCAGAATTTAAAAGATTCTGAAATTGCTGTTCTTAATAAAGGACTCAGGATAATAGAAATTGTAAATAAAATTACAAGTAAAAATGCTTCATAAATGTGAGCTTTTTCTATATTCTAAGTTCAAAAATAGGTTGATAATTTATGTTTGAGTTATATCAGGATAATTATTTTTTACCTTATTATTATACTGCTTCACCATATTATAATATTTCTAATCAAATGCAAAATAATACTCCTGTTACGAATGACGAAATTAAATGGCAATTAAGTTTATACTCATTAATTTATGATTGGGACAATTTGAGTATTGCAAGTAGTTTCACAATAAAAGCTTTTTGGCAGGTAAATACATCAAGACCCTGGTTTCGTTCCGCAGATTATAATCCCGAACTTTTTATTGCGTATAAATTTTCAAATGAAATAAAAACAACTCTAGGCATTAGTCATGAGTCAAATGGAAAAGGTGATCAATTCGAAAGATCTTGGAACAGACTTTTCGCAAATTTTAAGTATACTGATGATCATTTTTTATTTGAATTTATGCCTTGGATTATCCCAATAAAAAATAATGAAGCTGTAGAATATCAAAATGATAAAATAGAAGATTATTTAGGTCGTGAAAAAATAACAATTGGTTATAAAATAAATTATTTTGAAACAAAATTATCCATTCAAAATATTGAAGATTTAACAAGGATTCAATATACTTTCTCAGAAAGCATTCAATTTTCTAATCACTATGCGATTTACTTTCAGTATTTTTATGGTTATGGGCAAAGTTTGCTTGAGTACAATCATTTTACACAAGCTTATGGCATTGGTATTCAATTTATGGAAGACAAATCCAATACAACTTGCAATTGTAATAAAAATATTTAAAATTAATTTTCATTTAAGCGAAAATGTTCGGCTTTTTTATCTGTGATAAAAATCCTTGTTGTACTTCCTTCTTTGTCGCAATAAAGATAATTTGGAGC is a window encoding:
- the tsaD gene encoding tRNA (adenosine(37)-N6)-threonylcarbamoyltransferase complex transferase subunit TsaD, with translation MQQTILAIESSCDETAVSILKCVKDTQGNINSITILAHEVESQIESHAPFGGVVPELAARDHLSKIYDITNSALIKAEISQKELTAVAVTMGPGLIGALMVGVLYARGLALSLNIPLISVNHVDAHLAPALLLNEFSPQHDLGVCKNVSQIQYPALALTVSGGHCHLSILSSATSKSLLGKSLDDACGEAFDKVAKLLGLGYPGGPLIENLAKSAEEFGNTEEFKFPSKPANRENKYHFTYSGLKTAVMECIRKATGIKKGKITGKDLPKEKKQSIAYAFQQAALMQLHDRVHNAIIDYPDIKTILVAGGVAQNKKFRELFSSFDKKIIFAPPALCSDNATMIALQAVLSENSKGFTDHPFAKYN
- a CDS encoding tetratricopeptide repeat protein, whose translation is MRDINTNLTEFNLTNNYNKLLKKSNLKVFLTLTASSLIFQGCMTSSRQDQLQTSLSQLQGQIVQLQEQINKRDQQITNTTQTALSSQNEVESLQTQLQLTQGTVDELKAKIKRIEENAGGNASEQNVISLNNKSDSLTQIQRQIARIEIAATSKIGLNKKGKLPPKLTSLAEINKSLKNSFEQGNFKQTIELSSSVLHSADATDDMMQIAVAYRGESKFKLKDYKGAAIDLSNYIELYPNSSKYALSLLLAGDSYVYLKNNEIAKSYYQECAKSYPNLAEGKAAAGRLSKINTQSTSSQAQAQ
- a CDS encoding OmpA/MotB family protein, whose product is MPKKKKCPEFENHERWLVAFADMMTLLFALFVVLYAIAVVNTSKVKQVTESMQVAFGIKEEVPKEEGTIPRGPDSRESIFRYIKGNTSREQILQRIVRERAAIIAAQAKQMEQKLAQRLYGAKQFPDREKKPVDRLIYVARDPDGIRITLLSRVLFEPGSYELKPATKDLLRGVAEVLKGIGRMIRVEGHTDNLPFERNGLSNWELSCLRATNVTKYFLETGLFPKGSIYPAGFAETRPIAENDTPEDRALNRRVDLKILYDNPDDYIPPDDQLGNEEKSDKE
- a CDS encoding motility protein A; translated protein: MEISSIIGPIMGAIAVVGTAALKGLQVGMLWGGSAAMIVGVGSTAAVMTAYPLKDVIFSFKSLGLFLNGPVIDSEGAISTIERLAQMARKDGVLALEKEIDKLEDELMKKGIEMVSMNTDAIVIENVLYAEIDMMYEEEEIAAKFWEDMGAFAPTIGILGAVLGLMVVMLNLDNPPEIGPGIKTAFIATLYGVALANLFALPAGKKIKRMCHHKKVFREMIAVGIVGIAQGTAPKVLVERLHGMVHH
- a CDS encoding PilZ domain-containing protein, translating into MSEPVENNRTSPRFISKAIVQIHSDDDSTPVMGTINNISAGGVSLNLEVDSIKRGFKVGNFVTFEMPVRMFGIDKEDNLKLRAEIKRATNLGKTISCQFQNLKDSEIAVLNKGLRIIEIVNKITSKNAS
- a CDS encoding phospholipase A, whose translation is MFELYQDNYFLPYYYTASPYYNISNQMQNNTPVTNDEIKWQLSLYSLIYDWDNLSIASSFTIKAFWQVNTSRPWFRSADYNPELFIAYKFSNEIKTTLGISHESNGKGDQFERSWNRLFANFKYTDDHFLFEFMPWIIPIKNNEAVEYQNDKIEDYLGREKITIGYKINYFETKLSIQNIEDLTRIQYTFSESIQFSNHYAIYFQYFYGYGQSLLEYNHFTQAYGIGIQFMEDKSNTTCNCNKNI